Part of the Aquabacterium sp. NJ1 genome, GATCAGGCTCAGGCTGACCAGATAGGGCGCGGCCAGCTCGTCGGTGCTGCTCATGCACAGGTAGACGATGATGCCGGCCCCCAGCACACCTCTGAGCGCGCCGACCCATTCACGCCAGGCGGGCCTGATCAGTGGCAGCAGGCTGACGCCCAGCATCAGCAGCGGCACGAAGACCAGCAGGCGCAGGGTGAGGGCGGCCAGGAAGCGGTCCGGCACCATGATCCAGTCGGGCACCAGCAGGATGCTGGTCAGCAGGATAGACATGCCCGCGCCGGTGCGCATCTGTGCCATCCGCTCGGGGGCCTTGTCAGCCTGGAAATGGGCCTCCACCGAGGGGGGAAAGCGCAGCTGGGGGAAGCCCTGCTGCTGCACGATCTCGAACGTGCTGGCCGACATGGGCTCCGCCGCGTCCTGCCCTTGCGGGGACGGTGCGGGGGGCGCCAGCGGTGTCCATGAAGCCAGATTGATCATGCCAATGCCATGCGAGTGCTTTTTGCACATGCGGTCTGTCTATTTTCGGCCTCATCCGCAGGAGCTTGACGCAATGCGTTCCGTGGGGAGGCTCCTGCCGCGTGATGCAATGCACGACCCCGCCTGGGCTGGTCGGTGGCTTGACAGGAAAAAACCCCTGATCTGACCGGGCCTCTGCCCGGGCGCTCGCACAGCGCGTAGAGCGCTGGGGCCGCAATGAGCGCGCGCTATGGGCGTCTGTTTGCCGAATCGCCCCCTGTTTGGCTTGCCTAGGATTTGCGAACAAGCAAATGAGACCTCGTGTTGTGTGAGGTCTTATCCCATTCACGCTACACGGGGAGTGCCCTTTGCGATCCTTCAAAGTCTTTTGGCGCGTCGCCGCGCTGTGCTCGGTCTTCCTGTTCCATGGTTGCGACAACGGCGGTGCCGCGCTGTATGACTGCGGCAACATCACGGTGACCACCTTGGCCGGCTCGGGCCAGACGGGCACCGCCGATGGCAGTGCCACATTGGCGACGTTCAGCAGCCCGCAAGGTGTCGCGACAGATGGCGTCAACCTGTATGTGGCGGATCGAAACAACAACAAGATTCGCAAGGTGGTGATCGCCACAGGCGCGGTGAGCACGCTGGCTGGTTCTGGCGCGGCGGGTGCCGACGAAGGCATCGGCGCTGCGGCAACATTCAATCAGCCCCTGGGGGTGGCCACGGATGGCACCAACTTGTATGTCGCGGATACCGGCAACAACAAGATTCGCCAGATTGTGATCGCCACGGGCGCAGTCAGCACGCTGGCCGGCTCGGGCGTGGCTGGTGCCGATGAGGGGACGGGGGTGGCCGCCACCTTCAATCAGCCGATCGGCATCGCCTTCCATGGTGGCAACCTGTATATCGCGGACACCAACAACATCAAGATCAGAAAGCTGGTGATTGCCACTGGTGTGGTCAGCACCTTGGCCGGCTCCGGAAGTGTGGGTTCCACTGACGGCAATGGTGCGTCGGCAAGTTTTACGATTCTGGGCGGCATTGCCACCGATGGCACCAATGTGTATGTCACAGATGAGATTGCGGAACGGATTCGCAAGGTTGTGATTGCCACGGGTGAGGTTTCGACGTTGGCTGGGTCGGGCGCGGATGGCTCTCAGGACGGCACGGGCTCAGCGGCCACATTCTTTTTCCCGACAGGCGTAGCCACGGATGGCACCAACCTGTATGTCTCAGATTCACAAAATCGCAAGATCCGCAAGGTGGTGATTGCTTCGGGTGCCGTCACAACCCTGGCGGGAAGCGGTGCTTACGGGAGCCAGGATGGCAACGGCCAGACAGCTCAATTCCGTTCGCCCATCGGGATCGTGACGTCAGGCGCCAGCCCTGATGGCGTCAACCTGTATGTGGTGGACAGCAGTGACAACAAGGTTCGCAAGATCAACTACGTCCCGGGGGTTTGTGCCAGCGCGAATGGCTACCTTGTCGGTGGCGAGGTCAGTGGCCTGTCGGGCACGCTGGTGCTGGCCAATAACGGCGGGAACAACAAGACACTGACCGCCAACGGCGTGTTCAGCTTCTCCAGCTCGGTGGGATCTGGTCAAGGCTACAACGTCACGGTGTTGACCCCGCCTGCCGGGCAGACCTGTACGGTGGCCAATGGCAGCGGCACGGCGACCGGGCGGGTCAGCAACGTGGCTGTCACCTGCGTCAACAACGGCCCCTACACCGTGGGAGGCTCGGTGAGCGGCTTGTCCGGCTCCCTGGTGCTGCAGAACAATGGCGTGGATAACCTGACGCGCAATGCCAACGGCAGCTTTACCTTTGCCACAGCCGTGAATTCAGGCAGCGCCTATGCGGTGACCGTGCAGACGCAACCCGCCGGGCAGTTTTGCACAGTCAGCAATGGCAGCGGCACGGCCAGCGGCAATGTCAGCAATGTGGCGGTCACGTGCAGCACCAACGTCTACAGCATCAGCGGCATCGTCAATGGCCTGAGCTTCCCTGGCCTGGTGTTGCAAAACAATGGGGGCGACGATCTCTCTGTGTTCCCCGGTATGCCTGGTGCCCCGTATGAGCCGTTCACGTTCGCGACATCGGTCAACCATGGCAGTGCATACGGGGTCACCATCCTGACGCAGCCAGCTGGCCAGACTTGCAGCGTGACCAGCGGCGGCAGTGGTACGGCCACCGCCAATGTCACTGACGTGGTGATTGACTGCATCTGATTTCAAGCCGATTTGGTGCTCAATGCAAAAGGCCCGCAGCATCACGCTGCGGGCCTTTTTTGCTGACAACCGGGAATGCCGTTGTCAGAACGGGATGTCGTCATCCATGTCGTCAAAGCCGGTGGACGACTTGGGCGCGGGGGCCGGCGCCGGGCGTTGTGCCGCAGCCGGACGTGCAGCCGGACGGCTCGGTGCGGACGGGGCTTCCTGATTGAAGTCATCGCCACCACCCTGGTTGCCACCGCCGTAGCCGCCGCCACCACCACCGCCGCCTTCACGGCCGCCCAGCAGTTGCATCTGCTCGGCCACGATTTCGGTGGTGTAGTTGTCCTTGCCGTCCTTGTCCTGCCACTTGCGGGTCTTCAGGCGGCCTTCCACGTACACGGGGCGGCCCTTTTTCAGGTATTCACCGGCGATTTCGGCCAGACGGTCGTAGAACACCACACGGTGCCATTCGGTTTCCTCAACCTTGTCGCCGCTGTTCTTGTCCTTCCAGTTGCGCGTGGTGGCAACGGAGACATTACAGACGGCGGCGCCATTGGGGGTGTAGCGCACTTCGGGGTCGCGACCCAGGTTGCCGATGAGGATGACTTTGTTGATGGAGGCCATGGCCTGATTCCTGAAAGCTGATGGTTGGTTAATTCGGCAACGTGGTGTTGCCTTGCGTGCCGTTAGTTAGCGGCGCAATTATCACCGTTCTCAGGATCAGGCCTTTCCCTCGGGGGAGGGCGCACCGTCGGGGGTGACACATGGTGGGATGCGGGCGGTGATAAATCCGCGGCCAGTACGGCCTTATTGCACGTCAGCACGCTGGCAGGTCCTCAACCATCAT contains:
- the ssb gene encoding single-stranded DNA-binding protein, translating into MASINKVILIGNLGRDPEVRYTPNGAAVCNVSVATTRNWKDKNSGDKVEETEWHRVVFYDRLAEIAGEYLKKGRPVYVEGRLKTRKWQDKDGKDNYTTEIVAEQMQLLGGREGGGGGGGGYGGGNQGGGDDFNQEAPSAPSRPAARPAAAQRPAPAPAPKSSTGFDDMDDDIPF